One Anastrepha obliqua isolate idAnaObli1 chromosome 6, idAnaObli1_1.0, whole genome shotgun sequence DNA window includes the following coding sequences:
- the LOC129250353 gene encoding uncharacterized protein LOC129250353, with translation MWDHYRKLRKEERRNIRQKKREGEIRECEELEMLANRNSARKFYQKVRRLTEGFKTGAFSCKNKDGDLVTDIQGILKFWRKHFSNLLSSDSCVCHRECRECEDPDTPIVDNGIDVTLPDNDEVRIAITRLKNNKAAGADALPTELFKHGGEGLVSCMLHLLCNIWSDERCLLIGI, from the coding sequence ATGTGGGATCACTACCgaaagctaagaaaggaagaaagACGCAATATCCGACAAAAGAAACGAGAGGGCGAAATACgagagtgcgaggagcttgagatgctggccaataggaatagcgcccgaaaattctaccagaaagttcggcgacttacagaaggtttcaagaccggggcgttttcctgtaagaacaaagacggcgatctggtgacggACATCCAGGGCATTCTTAAGTTTTGGAGGAAGCACTTCTCGAATCTATTAAGTAGTGACAGCTGcgtatgtcacagagaatgtagagaatgtgaagatcccgataccccaatcgttgacaacGGAATTGACGTTACGCTACCCGAcaatgacgaggtgagaatagcgataacgcgcctaaagaacaacaaagccgcgggcgccgacgcaCTGCcgactgagctattcaaacatggtggcGAGGGGCTGGTCAGTTGCATGCTTCACCTCCTATGCAatatatggtcggatgaaagatGCCTgttgattggaatttaa